The following DNA comes from Physeter macrocephalus isolate SW-GA unplaced genomic scaffold, ASM283717v5 random_246, whole genome shotgun sequence.
ctcctgacCCATCACCCTCTCACCGTAGGACCCAAGACAGAGGGGGCTGGGGGGTCAGGGAGCTCAGGCCGGGCCTCCTCCTCGGGAAGGGACTCAGATTCAAGCTTGGGACGTTATCTCTGAATGAGATTGCTCACAAAGTCCCGGAGatgcagggagagggaggaaagaagtggGTCAATCACACAGCGTTCAATACCCAGCCTTTTTGTAAACCTGCTTTGGCATTTATTCATTTTCGTTAATGTACTGGAAACCTTAAAATATGCAAGTGCCCCCTACCCTGCCCCAGACACAAGACCAGCACAATCCTTCCTACTCACTCGGAGGACTCTGTGGGACCACGGTGGCCCACACGAGGCCTACATCACCCACCCATCCccgcccctctccctccctgcctcccatcccctctgcccctgggccccagggaggccccagcTGGAGACCACAGAACCTGCTCACCACAAAAACTGGACCTTGAAGCCTCGAGGGCTGCTCCTGCTCTGGCAGGAGTGCCTGTCTGCGGTCCCGCTTGTGATGGGCTGGGGAAGGGCTGGAGGTGGGCAGCCCCCAGTCCAGCTGAGGAGGCAAAGAGGCCATCAGGTCCGACACTCTGCCCATCTCCCAGCCCTCCTCCAGGGGCCCTGTTTGATGGGCTGGGGACTCACCCAGGCTCTCACCTTGAGGGGGTTGGGAGACGGTTGTGGGGAGCACTGAAGGCCTCCCCGGGGCTGTATATCCAGGATGTAGAGAAGGTCGGAGGGCTGCGACTGGCCGGGGAGGTGGAGGTTGAGGCGGAGGCCATTTACAGCACCAGGGCCATTGTTGTGGAGCTGGCGGGTGGTGGTGGCAGGATGTTAGGAGGCTCAGCACCTAGACCAGCCCCTGGGGCCCTCCCACTCCAGCCTGGGGCGCGGAGGCTCTTCCCTACCTCATAGGTGTGCTCCACTTTGGGGCCCCAGCTGTCCGAGCTGTTCTCCCTCTTGCCTTCTTCTGCTGCCACCACCAGGGAGGCTGGAAAGGAGCTCCTGCAGGGGCCCGACACTCCCAGAGTGAGCTTGATCCCCTGACTTGCCCGTGGAGCTTTGCCCAGGACCCCGGAACCTTAGGGCTGTGCCTACTAACTCCCTTTTCCATCCCTGGCCTCTCACCCTCTCAGCTCCACATGGGCCTCTGCCCGAACTGGCACATCCAGCATCACCATCTCACTGTTGGGATTCTGGCTGTTCTTGCTGTAAGGGAGGGGGATGAGGAGAAACAGATCAGGGACACCAGGCCAGTGAACATGAGGACTCTCTGGGGCTGGGCCAGAATTTCAGAGGTCTCGGGAAGAGCTAACTCCACAAACAGCATGCCACACTAAAGTTAGACCTAGAAAAGAACTTCCTCTAGGGCTCCAAAACTCAGAAACAAGTCtctgaggaagaaagggaagagggaagTCTAAAGAGCAGGCATCCCAGAAGACCCTTATGTATGGAGGGTGTCTGAGGGTCTCTGCGTGGAGATCAGATAGGGGAATGGAGTGCTTCCCAGTCTAGTACCTCCTTATCTGCAGCCGGAAGGACACGTGCTCCCCAGCCTCTTCCAGGTTCCCCACACTCACCAACATCGTGATTCTTATCTGAGACATGGGGAGAGCCAAAGTCACTGCCCAAATGCCCACTCTGAATGTGGCCTGTGGTCCTCATCCTCCAAGGTCAccattattacctccattttgtTCAGAAGCCCACTCAGAAAGGGTGTCACTCACCCAAGAACACACAGCTGGGGAGTGGGAGGACCAGGATTCTAGCCTGGAGCCATCTGACTCCAAACCCAGCCCCTAAAACCCAGCTGTCTCTGAACCCCTGGTGGAGGAGACCCAGCACCCAGGACTGGGCGGCCTCACCTGGGCGTTCCTCTTCATGGGGTTGCCCAGCTCACACAGCACCACCTTGGTCTCATTCTCCCTCTTCTGGTTACAGATGATCCTCTCAAAGCCCTTCAGAGAGGCAGTCCCGAGAAAGAAGATGGTTACAGAGCATCCCATATATATTTAAGCTCCCTTGGaaagtcagggagaggaggatgCCAGGGTGGGAGTTCAAGGACGGTCACATTCCACTTTATGTATTACTGCAgcaccttattcttttttttttttttttttttttgcggtacgtgggcctctcactgttgcggcctctcccgttNNNNNNNNNNNNNNNNNNNNNNNNNNNNNNNNNNNNNNNNNNNNNNNNNNNNNNNNNNNNNNNNNNNNNNNNNNNNNNNNNNNNNNNNNNNNNNNNcggcatgtgggatcttcccggaccggggcacgaacccgtgtcccctgcatcggcaggcggactctcaaccactgcgccaccagggaagcccgcaccttattctttttaatgatttttttttttttttggaaataaaacccagaaaacattACATGGAGTATAACCCCATTATTGTAAActacgtcaataaaataaataaataaagtgttgatgctgagaaaaaagactggaaggaaattcACCAAATGTTAACAGAGGTTTCTGGTAACATTTACTTCCTGagccatttttggtttgggttttatAATCGAGTTCTTGAACTTTTTGCCATTAGCAAATGTTCCTCTTccgaattaaaaagaaaaaaaaaaaatcatagcttttggggcttccctggtggtgcagtggttgagagtccgcctgccgatgcaggggacacgggttcgtgccccagtccgggaagatcccacgtgccgtggagcggctgggcccgtgagccatggccgctgagcctgcgcgtccggagcctgtgctccgcaacgggagaggccacaacagtgagaggcccgcgtaccggaaaaaaaaaaaaaaaaaaaaaaaaatcacagcttttAAAGGAAGGCATAAGAGAAGTGGGAGCTCTCAGGTGGGAGATGAGAATCAAGGCTTCTGCACCTTCCAGGTCCCCGACCGTACCCCGGGGTGGGGGCCTCACCTCGATGTTGCTGAGGGCCCGCATATAGTGTGCGCCTGGAGGCAGGTGCACAGCCAGCTCGGCCTCGTAGGCTCCCTCACCCTCGTTGGCCGCTTCCATCTGCAGCTCCAGCACGTTATCGGCTCCAATGAGGAGCGGGGAGCCTGTCCTGTGGGGAGAAAGGAGTAAAGCCGAGGAGGCCGTGTCCAAGCCCAGGgtctgggaggaggagaggggctgaggACAGAGTATCAGGAgccaggtggggagggagtgTCATCGGGGTAGACAGGGCCAGTGTTGGGTAGAGCGGGCGGTCTCCTCACACGCTGGCAGTGAGCTGGAGCTGTGGCACACACAGGTCGTCTTCCCCACAGTCCAGAATGATGCGGGTCTAGAGGGGGCACATCAGGTGTGTGGGTAAGTTTGGGGGCACAGCAGGGCTTAGGGAATTAGAAGGtctgagaaggaaaaggaggttGGAGATGACATCAGAGCTTTGGGGTTTGCATCAGGGTTTGGGATGATGTCAGGGCTTTGATAATGACATCAGGGTTTATGGGTTTATATCAGAGTTTAGAGGTGACATCGACATTTGGGGTTTACATGAGGGTTTAGGGGATattgagatttgggggttttCATCAGGGTTGAGAGTAACATCAGAGATTAGAGGTGACATCTAGGTTTGGGGGTTCACAATACGATTTggacactaaccctaaccctgactTTCTGGGTGGAGGGGTCCTCCACCTCCCTTGCCTGCACCTGCCCACCCCTACCTGTTCCTGGATGTGGGTGTCTCCATGCAACATGAGAGCAGGGGCTAGTCCATCCCTCTCAGGCTGCAGGGACACATTGAAGCTGAGCACGATGGGGCTCAGTTTGTCCCGGAAGTCGGCCTCATCCTAGTGAGGGGGCAGGAGTCAGGCCATCTTGCTTCCATGTACCCTACTATGTGTGTCCCACTGACCACCCCGTGCAGCACCCAGCCCAGTGCCCCAGGGCTGGATGAACAGGCTCTGCACACCCAGCCCTGCCCGTTCCCAGCCGGGCATACTCGGAGGAAGGCCTTGGTGGTGTGGCAGGTGGGGCCGTGCCTCCCGCTCAGATCCAGGTCCAGGATGGTGCCCGCCTGTTGAGAGGCCAGCAGTAGCACCCGCCGGCCCTGGCGGGGCTTCTGCCGGTCCAGCTGCAGCTCGGCATTTAGGCCTGGCCGGGCAAGCAGGGAGTGTCAGGGTCTCCCCGGGCAGCCTCCAGGGGAGCCCAGGCCCACCTCCCTTCTGTCCCCGTGGTGACACTCACGCAGCTTCTTGGGAACGTTGTGTCCAGTGGCTCCCACACACATCTGGATATTAAAGCTGCAAAGACGTGAATGGGGCTCAGGGGCTAGGGTCCCCGCACTGAGTCCCAGATCCTGCCTGGCCCATGACCTCTGTCTCCTCACCAGCTCACTGGTGTCTCGGTCTGGGGCAGGACACAGTTCTTCACAGCAGGATTCAGCGAATCTTGCACCAGCAGCTGGAGAGTGGCCATCACCACCGGCTGAGCCCTGGTGGGATATGGGAAGCTTGCCTTGTGGCCCCTCCTGGCCTAGTCTCCTCTGATGGTGTgggtcctccccctccccgcccctggaGTCAGTGCTCACCTGTACACTACAATCTTGTTGGCCCTGTAAGCTCCCACCAGCAGGTCTATAGACAttgtgggaaggaagggaggtgtCAGTATTGTTAATTAGAGGGGGTACGGTGTCCTCACCTCATCTTCCCAGCACTTCCCCACACTACCACCCCCATAGAAGCTTTGCTCTGGCCCCCCAGCCCCACAGACAGGTCAGAGCTCTCAGTCGGGCACCAGGTCAGGTTCAAGCCCCTGGCTGTGTCTCAGCATCTTCAGCTAATGCCCAAGAGCCCTTCCTGTCTAGCTGGAGGCAGTCCAGGGGCACCTGGGTATCCATTGTCATCGATGTCTGTGGCACCTCGAAGGGAGAAGCCAAAGCCAGAGCCTGTGGGGAAGGGGCTGTCCAGGACCTGGGAAGGGTGTGAGTTAAGTCCCTCACTCTGACCCAGGAACACCAACACTTGGCCTCGACCGCTGGGACCCCCATAGGGGGCGGCCACAGCAACATCTGGAAGGAGCAACAGAAAGGGGGTGGCTGTTTGTTATCCAGTCTCTCCAGATGGCCCTGTAAAACTTTCCTGAGCTCCTTCTCTGGGCAGACTCTAGGGGACCAGGAGAGGGTCAAGGAGAGAGCTGCCCCGCCCTCCAGGAGTTTACAATTGGGTAGGAGGGAGACCCATCAAGTCCGATTATTGTAAAAACAATAACAGCCCTCACTATCTATTGAGGAAAATATAATGACATGATTTCACTTAATCCTGAAAATTaggcattattattcccatttcagatgagaaaatagagtcCCAGAAGATTAAGTAACCAAGACCTATTAAATAGTTGCCCCTTCTTCACCTGGGGGTCTTCACCCCATTCCACTCCCACCATGCAAATCCAGAGTCATACCATGGGCTCGTCATCACTAATAACTTTTAAGATCACTCttgaaaatttaataatcatCATAATCTTATTAATCTGTAAGAATTCTTTGCATGTGACAGCAATTAAAATCTTTGATATATATGTTGTAATTGTCTTTCCTTTGTCTTCTGACTTTATGCTATGTTTCCTGtgcagttgttttcttttaaaaatctttattgatttttctgatgGAGGTACACAGAATTCATCCAAATAGACCACTCAGACCAGTCTCGTCCTCAGGCCCCGAGCCTCCACTGTCTCCTGATCTTTGGCTTCCTCATCTCTTCGTTTATTTTCTGATCATTCAGTCACCCTCACCGTATCCTCAGCCATCCTGCCCCATTGCCAGTCCTGGGCAAGCCTGGCCAGACCCCACCATATGCAGCACCATGAATTCCTGACCTCCAGCCTTCACTAGGGACCTTGGTGCTGCCCAGCAGTCCCTCGGCGTTTTCTGCTCAGCACCTATTTCAAACCTTCTCCATTCAGTCAAGCTCCTAGCCCCCCACGTCATTCACAAAGAGAAGTAGCCCAACTGTTGTGTTATAACTCCACACCcactttttcctcctctccccatttGACCCTGGAATAGGTGTCCCTCCTACACCAGCCACTGGGCTGAGCATCCCACCCCTGCATCCCTCAGGCATTGCAGGGACCCTCCTCCAGCTCACTGCACGCCCCCATTTCCCCATAAGATCATCTTCCTCCGCATTCAACCTACTCCatattctttgaaattaaaataacctTCCCTTGACCCTCATCTCCTTTCAGTAatcacctttctctttttccGTTCACAAACTGGTTGAAAGAGTGGTCTACCCTGGCTGCCATCAGTTCTTCCCCTCCATCCATATCTTGCCTCCTGGCATTCTGGCTTTGGTCCCTACCCAGCCCTGAATCGGTTCTTGTCACTGTCACCAAGGACCTCCTTCTTGTTAAAGCCCATGAATACTTACTTCTCCAGCCCCATCTAATTGTACCTTTCAGCAGCATCTGGAGCCACTGACCCAGCTTCCTCCTGCTTAAAGCACTCTTCCTTTGAGTTCTGCGCTATCAGATCTCCTGGTTTCCCTCCTACCTCTCTGAacattcctctgtctcctttccAGACTCACTTTCTCTGGGAGTCCCCTAAATGCCCTTGCTCCCCAGGGCTCTGTCCGGGGCCTCTTCACACTTCGCAAGCTCCCAGGACCTCACTGACTCTCCCTAACCCCCTATCTCCCACTCACACCTCTCTGCTGGAAGTGGGGGAAGCCACACCCAGATGTTCTCTGGATATGTCTGCCTAATGCTCCCAAGCCCTTCAAGATCAAACAAgtccagagaattccctggcagtccagtggttaggacccgaTGGTCTCACTGCcagaggcccgggttcaatccctggtcagggaactaagatcccgcaagacacacggcacagccaaaaaaaaaa
Coding sequences within:
- the ITGA2B gene encoding integrin alpha-IIb isoform X4, with the protein product MGYAGIRGSAHPAFLCSVSIVVGAPRTLGRSQEETGGVFLCPWKAEGDQCTSLPFDLSESRTRREREGLQGERTAGLQHPPFLCPPDDETRSVGTQTFQTFKARQGLGASVVSWSDIIVACAPWQHWNVLEKAEEAEKTPVGGCFVAQLQNGGRAEYSPCRANIMSRVYEKNYFSGDKRYCEAGFSSVVTQAGELVLGAPGGYYFLGLLARAPIADIISSYRPATLLWHVPTQQLTFDYSHPEYFDGYRGYSVAVGDFDGNPNTTEFVFGAPTWSWTLGAVEILDSYHQTLHRLHGEQMASYFGHSVAVTDVNRDGRHDLLVGAPLYMESRADLKLAEVGRVYLFLQTRGPHALGAPSLRLTGTQLYGRFGSAIAPLGDLNRDGYNDVAVAAPYGGPSGRGQVLVFLGQSEGLNSHPSQVLDSPFPTGSGFGFSLRGATDIDDNGYPDLLVGAYRANKIVVYRAQPVVMATLQLLVQDSLNPAVKNCVLPQTETPVSCFNIQMCVGATGHNVPKKLRLNAELQLDRQKPRQGRRVLLLASQQAGTILDLDLSGRHGPTCHTTKAFLRDEADFRDKLSPIVLSFNVSLQPERDGLAPALMLHGDTHIQEQTRIILDCGEDDLCVPQLQLTASVTGSPLLIGADNVLELQMEAANEGEGAYEAELAVHLPPGAHYMRALSNIEGFERIICNQKRENETKVVLCELGNPMKRNAQIRITMLVSVGNLEEAGEHVSFRLQIRSKNSQNPNSEMVMLDVPVRAEAHVELRGSSFPASLVVAAEEGKRENSSDSWGPKVEHTYELHNNGPGAVNGLRLNLHLPGQSQPSDLLYILDIQPRGGLQCSPQPSPNPLKLDWGLPTSSPSPAHHKRDRRQALLPEQEQPSRLQGPVFVR
- the ITGA2B gene encoding integrin alpha-IIb isoform X2, producing the protein MGYAGIRGSAHPAFLCSVSIVVGAPRTLGRSQEETGGVFLCPWKAEGDQCTSLPFDLNDETRSVGTQTFQTFKARQGLGASVVSWSDIIVACAPWQHWNVLEKAEEAEKTPVGGCFVAQLQNGGRAEYSPCRANIMSRVYEKNYFSGDKRYCEAGFSSVVTQAGELVLGAPGGYYFLGLLARAPIADIISSYRPATLLWHVPTQQLTFDYSHPEYFDGYRGYSVAVGDFDGNPNTTEFVFGAPTWSWTLGAVEILDSYHQTLHRLHGEQMASYFGHSVAVTDVNRDGRHDLLVGAPLYMESRADLKLAEVGRVYLFLQTRGPHALGAPSLRLTGTQLYGRFGSAIAPLGDLNRDGYNDVAVAAPYGGPSGRGQVLVFLGQSEGLNSHPSQVLDSPFPTGSGFGFSLRGATDIDDNGYPDLLVGAYRANKIVVYRAQPVVMATLQLLVQDSLNPAVKNCVLPQTETPVSCFNIQMCVGATGHNVPKKLRLNAELQLDRQKPRQGRRVLLLASQQAGTILDLDLSGRHGPTCHTTKAFLRDEADFRDKLSPIVLSFNVSLQPERDGLAPALMLHGDTHIQEQTRIILDCGEDDLCVPQLQLTASVTGSPLLIGADNVLELQMEAANEGEGAYEAELAVHLPPGAHYMRALSNIEGFERIICNQKRENETKVVLCELGNPMKRNAQIRITMLVSVGNLEEAGEHVSFRLQIRSKNSQNPNSEMVMLDVPVRAEAHVELRGSSFPASLVVAAEEGKRENSSDSWGPKVEHTYELHNNGPGAVNGLRLNLHLPGQSQPSDLLYILDIQPRGGLQCSPQPSPNPLKLDWGLPTSSPSPAHHKRDRRQALLPEQEQPSRLQGPVFVSCDSAPCTVVQCELQEMARGQRVMVTVLAFLSLPSLRQRPLDQFVLQSHAWFNVSSLPYAVPALSLPSGEALVQTQLLRVLEERDIPIWWVLVGVLGGLLLFTFLVLAMWKDEDLVTGWFPAYILHCCSGA